In the Oncorhynchus nerka isolate Pitt River linkage group LG2, Oner_Uvic_2.0, whole genome shotgun sequence genome, one interval contains:
- the LOC115132872 gene encoding cysteine/serine-rich nuclear protein 3-like, with the protein MSGILKRKFEEVEVDSPSPCLSLRGSDDEVSAGSDSGNSSDSVNPGTSTPVAPASILRREKRLLVRNVHFESVTVYYFSRRQGFTSVPTQGGSTLGMSTRHSWVQRYTLGEFAVEQERSHRDMLRDHLKEEKLNSIKLKLTNNGTVESDEAESLTLDDISEDDIDLDNTEVDEYFFLQPMTTRRRRALLRESGVRRIDVEEKHELRAIRVSREECGCDCRGLCNPATCACSLAGIKCQVDRMSFPCGCSKEGCSNSTGRIEFNPIRVRTHFLHTIMKLELEKSREQQQQPQVTNGNGYHGELPVNVPVQRALQYPLMSDNIPVLQAPIMHLPSASDAEQHLEEEVDEDEEDDEEEYEDEDDGSSLCSGLSDCSTDSLHTSDSEEEEEEEEEDDCESMEEGVSGPPVSHTEVVPLSSVLGYTDVTHTNTNHANPNSYYHNPSSGYYHMDNSANLNPTPKAPSEASSLPLSLPNRQGATDGPAVVSQEQPKTTSEPHTDHLSQIERLYMHFPHTDKAPAANACSSAPQQSNTPHSGETSTLHHEQPYQTQVSVFHHESCSRGSSAEWSLAGTATKS; encoded by the exons GCGTGAGAAGCGTCTGCTGGTACGCAATGTGCACTTTGAGAGTGTGACGGTGTACTACTTCAGCCGGCGCCAGGGCTTCACTAGTGTGCCCACGCAGGGCGGCAGCACCCTGGGCATGTCCACGCGCCACAGCTGGGTGCAGCGCTACACTCTGGGGGAGTTCGCTGTGGAGCAGGAGAGAAGCCACAGAGACATGCTGCGAGACCACCTCAAAGAGGAGAAACTCAACTCCATCAAACTCAAG CTGACCAATAATGGCACTGTTGAGTCGGACGAGGCCGAGTCGCTGACCCTGGACGATATCTCAGAGGACGACATCGACCTGGACAACACGGAGGTGGACGAGTATTTCTTCCTGCAGCCGATGACCACCAGGCGGCGCCGCGCTCTCCTCCGGGAGTCCGGGGTGCGACGCATCGACGTGGAGGAGAAGCACGAGCTGCGGGCCATCCGGGTGTCCCGGGAGGAGTGCGGCTGTGACTGCAGGGGGCTGTGCAACCCCGCGACCTGCGCTTGCAGCCTGGCCGGCATCAAGTGCCAG gtaGATCGAATGTCATTCCCGTGCGGTTGCAGCAAGGAGGGCTGCAGTAACAGCACTGGCCGCATCGAGTTCAACCCCATCCGTGTTCGCACCCACTTCCTGCACACCATCATGAAGCTGGAGCTGGAAAAGAGCCGCgagcaacaacaacagccacaGGTCACCAATGGCAATGGTTACCATGGAGAACTACCAGTCAACGTCCCTGTCCAGCGTGCTCTGCAGTACCCCCTGATGTCTGACAACATCCCAGTCCTGCAGGCTCCCATCATGCACCTGCCAAGCGCCAGCGACGCAGAGCAGCATCTAGAAGAGGAAGTAGACGAAGATGAGGAAGACGATGAGGAGGAGTACGAGGATGAGGACGATGGTAGTAGTTTATGTAGCGGCCTCTCTGACTGCAGCACCGACAGCCTGCACACTAGTGACtctgaggaggaagaagaggaggaggaggaagatgactgTGAGTCTATggaggagggggtgagtggaCCCCCAGTCTCTCACACAGAGGtggttcctctctcctctgtgttgggttacactgatgtcacacacaccaacaccaaccaCGCTAACCCCAACTCATACTACCACAACCCTTCATCAGGGTACTACCATATGGACAACTCAGCCAACTTGAACCCCACACCCAAAGCCCCTAGTGAAGcttcctcactccccctctcactccccaATAGGCAGGGGGCCACGGATGGCCCCGCGGTCGTGTCACAGGAGCAGCCTAAAACCACCTCCGAGCCGCACACAGACCACCTCAGCCAGATAGAGCGACTGTATATGCATTTTCCCCACACTGACAAAGCACCAGCAGCCAACGCCTGTTCCTCAGCCCCGCAACAGAGCAACACTCCCCACAGTGGGGAGACTAGTACACTACACCATGAGCAGCCCTATCAGACACAGGTTAGCGTTTTtcatcatgaatcttgttctagAGGCAGCTCTGcggagtggtcactagctggcacagccacaaagtcataa